Proteins co-encoded in one Juglans regia cultivar Chandler chromosome 16, Walnut 2.0, whole genome shotgun sequence genomic window:
- the LOC109007592 gene encoding protein C2-DOMAIN ABA-RELATED 7-like isoform X2, whose product MENLLGLLRIRVQRGINLAVRDSLSSSDPYVVVTFGEQKLKSRVVDNNLNPEWNDALTLSVKDLDVPITLRVYDKDILTSDDKMGDAEIDIKPYVECVRGGLENQPNGFEVKKIQPSETNCLAEESICVWEGGKIVQEMRLRLRNVECGEVVIQLEWIDLQGMAG is encoded by the exons ATGGAGAATCTGCTGGGACTTCTTCGTATTCGGGTTCAGAGAGGCATTAATCTTGCCGTACGTGACTCCTTAAGCAGCAGCGACCCTTATGTCGTTGTCACCTTTGGCGAACAG AAATTGAAGTCTCGTGTGGTAGATAATAACCTCAATCCTGAGTGGAACGACGCATTGACTCTTTCTGTCAAAGATCTCGATGTTCCTATCACTCTG AGAGTTTATGACAAAGATATATTAACGTCTGATGACAAAATGGGTGATGCCGAGATAGACATAAAACCATATGTTGAGTGTGTGAGGGGTGGCTTGGAAAACCAGCCAAATGGTTTTGAAGTAAAGAAAATTCAGCCAAGCGAGACAAACTGCCTTGCAGAGGAGAGTATCTGTGTTTGGGAGGGTGGAAAAATTGTGCAGGAAATGCGTCTAAGACTCAGAAATGTGGAGTGCGGTGAAGTGGTGATCCAACTTGAGTGGATTGATCTTCAAG GTATGGCTGGATGA
- the LOC109007592 gene encoding protein C2-DOMAIN ABA-RELATED 7-like isoform X1: MENLLGLLRIRVQRGINLAVRDSLSSSDPYVVVTFGEQKLKSRVVDNNLNPEWNDALTLSVKDLDVPITLRVYDKDILTSDDKMGDAEIDIKPYVECVRGGLENQPNGFEVKKIQPSETNCLAEESICVWEGGKIVQEMRLRLRNVECGEVVIQLEWIDLQGSEAMSTA, from the exons ATGGAGAATCTGCTGGGACTTCTTCGTATTCGGGTTCAGAGAGGCATTAATCTTGCCGTACGTGACTCCTTAAGCAGCAGCGACCCTTATGTCGTTGTCACCTTTGGCGAACAG AAATTGAAGTCTCGTGTGGTAGATAATAACCTCAATCCTGAGTGGAACGACGCATTGACTCTTTCTGTCAAAGATCTCGATGTTCCTATCACTCTG AGAGTTTATGACAAAGATATATTAACGTCTGATGACAAAATGGGTGATGCCGAGATAGACATAAAACCATATGTTGAGTGTGTGAGGGGTGGCTTGGAAAACCAGCCAAATGGTTTTGAAGTAAAGAAAATTCAGCCAAGCGAGACAAACTGCCTTGCAGAGGAGAGTATCTGTGTTTGGGAGGGTGGAAAAATTGTGCAGGAAATGCGTCTAAGACTCAGAAATGTGGAGTGCGGTGAAGTGGTGATCCAACTTGAGTGGATTGATCTTCAAGGTAGTGAAGCTATGTCAACTGCATAA